A genome region from Arthrobacter sp. SLBN-100 includes the following:
- a CDS encoding dipeptide/oligopeptide/nickel ABC transporter permease/ATP-binding protein, with product MIPTVAPAPADADQAGSTTPGAAPVRNAGKATITRFSRHRLLTSPGAVAGLIWLAAIVIASLTSPLWLPFKTEDQDFTAVLSGPTAAHWLGTDELGRDILSRIFAAAAGTLGTSMLTVIVGVGLGTILAMLAAGAGERTEAVISRVTEIMMSLPGTVIILAVIGAVGTNIPVVMAILGILMSAGIYRVILGQAKSLQSQLYVDAAKVDGVSPLGISLRHVLPGLANTIVVQAALIFAVGMLIQAGLAFIGFGPPIPQPSWGGMIQGASQHVYDAPWLMVPTGAVLALTVLAANAIGNALGKAPNAAAPHLPSAAARRQRAKAVAAIAAAAPAPVNEDGAATGMLTVRNLSVGVDPVGAGKGVRLVTDVSFDVEPGTVLGLVGESGCGKTMTALSLLGLLPSGVSVTGGQILWNGRNLAAATEKDMEAVRGRQIALISQEPMRALDPMFTVGYQLTAAIRRLRGMGRAEAKAEALGLLEKVGIVDAARILKTYPHQISGGMAQRVAIALALSGQPKLLVADEPTTALDVTVQAEILSLLRTLVKETGMSVLIVTHDLGVVADICDQVAVMYAGQVVENGKTYAVLDNPRHPYTLALLAADPHANHADHMPERLATISGQVPQPKDWPSGCRFAARCQFAGSACLEPVPLLRSGTGEGLVRCVKADQLAVEGMDWLATDVPASRVLDLVEARPAESRTADVEPQTAEKDPA from the coding sequence ATGATCCCCACAGTTGCCCCGGCCCCCGCGGATGCGGACCAGGCGGGAAGTACGACGCCGGGAGCAGCGCCCGTGCGCAACGCCGGCAAGGCCACCATCACCAGGTTTTCCCGGCACCGGCTGTTGACCTCGCCGGGCGCCGTGGCCGGACTCATCTGGCTCGCGGCCATTGTCATTGCGTCACTGACCTCCCCGCTGTGGCTTCCGTTCAAGACCGAGGACCAGGACTTTACGGCGGTCCTCTCCGGCCCCACCGCCGCCCACTGGCTGGGCACCGACGAACTGGGCCGGGACATCCTCAGCCGCATCTTCGCTGCCGCGGCCGGCACCCTGGGGACGTCGATGCTTACGGTGATTGTCGGCGTCGGACTTGGCACCATCCTGGCCATGCTTGCCGCCGGTGCCGGCGAACGGACCGAAGCCGTGATCAGCAGGGTCACCGAGATCATGATGTCCCTGCCGGGAACCGTGATCATCCTGGCCGTCATCGGCGCAGTCGGAACGAACATCCCGGTGGTCATGGCCATCCTGGGCATTCTGATGTCCGCCGGCATCTACCGGGTGATCCTGGGGCAGGCCAAGTCCCTGCAGTCCCAGCTCTACGTGGACGCGGCAAAGGTGGACGGCGTCAGCCCGCTGGGGATCAGCCTCCGCCACGTCCTGCCCGGGCTGGCCAACACCATCGTGGTGCAGGCCGCGCTCATCTTCGCCGTGGGAATGCTCATCCAGGCCGGCCTGGCGTTCATCGGCTTCGGGCCCCCCATCCCGCAGCCCAGCTGGGGCGGCATGATCCAGGGCGCCTCCCAACACGTCTACGACGCCCCCTGGCTCATGGTGCCCACCGGTGCCGTCCTGGCGTTGACGGTCCTCGCAGCCAACGCCATCGGCAACGCCCTCGGCAAGGCTCCCAATGCCGCGGCCCCGCACCTGCCCTCCGCCGCGGCCCGGCGGCAGCGCGCCAAAGCAGTCGCCGCCATTGCCGCAGCCGCCCCGGCTCCTGTTAATGAGGATGGCGCCGCGACGGGGATGCTCACCGTCCGCAACCTCTCGGTCGGCGTGGACCCTGTAGGTGCGGGCAAGGGGGTCCGCCTGGTCACCGATGTCTCGTTCGACGTCGAACCCGGCACCGTCCTGGGCCTGGTGGGGGAATCCGGCTGCGGAAAGACCATGACCGCGTTGTCCCTGCTCGGGCTGCTGCCGTCCGGCGTGTCCGTGACCGGCGGCCAGATCCTATGGAACGGCAGGAACCTGGCCGCGGCCACCGAGAAGGACATGGAAGCCGTCCGCGGGCGGCAAATCGCGCTGATCAGCCAGGAACCAATGCGGGCCCTGGACCCGATGTTCACCGTGGGCTACCAGCTCACCGCGGCCATCCGCCGGCTCCGTGGCATGGGCAGGGCCGAGGCGAAGGCCGAAGCCCTGGGCCTGCTGGAAAAGGTGGGCATCGTCGACGCCGCCCGGATCCTGAAGACCTACCCCCACCAGATCAGCGGCGGCATGGCCCAGCGCGTGGCCATTGCCCTGGCGCTCTCCGGACAACCGAAACTGCTGGTGGCGGACGAACCCACCACCGCCCTGGACGTCACGGTTCAGGCCGAAATCCTGTCCCTGCTGCGGACCCTGGTGAAGGAAACCGGCATGTCCGTGTTGATAGTGACCCACGACCTCGGCGTGGTGGCGGACATCTGCGACCAGGTGGCCGTCATGTACGCCGGTCAGGTAGTGGAGAACGGCAAAACCTACGCCGTCCTGGACAACCCGCGCCACCCGTACACCCTGGCCCTCCTGGCCGCCGACCCGCACGCCAACCATGCAGACCACATGCCGGAACGGCTGGCTACCATCAGCGGACAGGTGCCGCAGCCCAAGGACTGGCCGTCGGGGTGCCGTTTCGCCGCCCGCTGCCAGTTCGCCGGCTCCGCCTGCCTGGAACCCGTTCCGCTGCTGCGCTCCGGCACCGGGGAAGGGCTGGTGCGGTGCGTCAAAGCGGACCAGCTGGCCGTTGAGGGCATGGACTGGCTGGCCACGGACGTACCAGCCTCCCGCGTCCTGGACCTCGTCGAAGCAAGACCCGCCGAATCCAGGACCGCTGATGTCGAACCTCAAACTGCTGAGAAGGATCCCGCATGA
- a CDS encoding ABC transporter permease, with translation MEVTMALFITKRLLMALATVLVVAVLAFLLVHAMPGSPGAVSLGSGASQEAIDEVNQRLGWNDPLLTQFFTWLGSAVQGDLGISLIDGRSVSADLASRLPVTASLAAGATVLSAVLGIALGVTAAVRGGLLDQVIGGFVGLLVALPAFWVGVLFVYLFAVQSSVFPATGYVPFEVSPQDWALSLALPVITLAVGGAAFIARQTRASMLEALQQEHIRTLRATATPTWKILYVHALRYASLPIVAGIALQFIGLFGGSVIAEQLFAMPGLGQAVQTSVSTHDAPAVQGVVVIATVVVVAVNLVLELATKFLDPKLRVS, from the coding sequence ATGGAGGTCACCATGGCACTTTTCATCACCAAGCGCCTGCTGATGGCGCTGGCCACCGTGCTGGTGGTTGCAGTACTGGCATTCCTGCTGGTCCACGCAATGCCCGGCAGCCCGGGGGCCGTGTCCCTCGGCTCCGGCGCCTCCCAGGAAGCCATCGATGAGGTCAACCAGAGGCTGGGCTGGAACGACCCACTGCTGACGCAGTTCTTCACCTGGCTTGGTTCGGCGGTCCAGGGCGACCTGGGCATCTCGCTCATCGATGGCCGGTCGGTCAGCGCCGACCTTGCCAGCCGCCTGCCGGTCACTGCCTCGCTTGCTGCCGGCGCCACCGTCCTCAGCGCGGTCCTTGGCATTGCCCTGGGCGTCACCGCCGCCGTCCGCGGCGGCCTCCTGGACCAGGTGATCGGCGGCTTCGTCGGCCTCCTCGTTGCCCTGCCGGCGTTCTGGGTGGGCGTCCTCTTCGTCTACCTGTTCGCGGTCCAGTCTTCCGTCTTCCCGGCCACCGGCTACGTGCCGTTCGAGGTCTCGCCGCAGGACTGGGCCCTGTCCCTGGCGCTGCCGGTGATCACCCTGGCCGTCGGCGGTGCGGCGTTCATCGCCCGCCAGACCAGGGCGTCCATGCTCGAAGCCCTGCAGCAGGAACACATCCGCACGCTGCGCGCCACGGCAACCCCCACCTGGAAAATCCTCTACGTCCACGCCCTGCGCTACGCCAGCCTGCCCATTGTGGCCGGCATCGCGCTGCAGTTCATCGGCCTGTTCGGCGGCTCCGTCATCGCGGAGCAGCTGTTCGCCATGCCCGGCCTGGGCCAGGCCGTCCAGACCTCCGTCAGCACCCACGATGCCCCCGCCGTCCAGGGTGTGGTGGTGATCGCCACCGTGGTGGTGGTTGCGGTCAACCTGGTGCTGGAGCTGGCCACCAAGTTCCTCGACCCGAAGTTGCGTGTCTCATGA
- a CDS encoding ABC transporter substrate-binding protein → MKLLNATARGSSAVLAGALLLGSLTACGGSSAPTTAKADTRALTLAVEFDSASFGYDPLRGGSSTRPFFEGLYESLMTLQPDGSVGPGLATAFTYNADNTVLTLTLKDGVTFTDGSKLDAGLVKANLDRRSDPALTGYSAIAKGGAQEITSVDVVSPTQVALTFAKPQPGFEQNLASTTGMIVGKNGAADTASLAATPDGSGPYTLDPSTVKGNKYVMVKNEKSPEASKYAFDKVIFSVVTDPQARANALVSGQADVAQLMSSTVDFAKSKGAGVSRIGGTVNTLISFDKIGKTSPAFAEEKVRRAFNYAIDRKALVDALHKGDTPAWNALPKDSPGFTTDLETEYAYNPEKAKALLAEAGYPNGFEFTMVGAAAITDLPVIQKDLAAVGITMNIKVPASTDELFASVATTPMGYPPLNWDNPAGVMYGTILNGFTNVQKATDEQLSAATAEVAAAKDDNARKIALTKLNKRLVESGWMIPIYEALTNQGYNTKKVAPVEFAGTNAYPLLSSYKPAS, encoded by the coding sequence ATGAAACTTCTGAACGCCACTGCCCGTGGGAGCTCCGCCGTTCTGGCCGGAGCGCTCCTGCTGGGATCTTTGACCGCCTGTGGCGGTAGTTCGGCTCCTACGACTGCGAAGGCGGACACCCGTGCCCTGACCCTTGCAGTCGAGTTCGACTCGGCGTCGTTCGGTTACGACCCGTTGCGCGGCGGGTCGTCGACCCGCCCGTTCTTCGAGGGCCTCTACGAGAGCCTGATGACGCTTCAGCCGGACGGCTCTGTGGGTCCGGGCCTGGCCACAGCCTTCACGTACAACGCGGACAACACGGTCCTGACGCTGACCCTCAAGGACGGTGTCACGTTCACCGATGGGTCGAAGCTCGACGCCGGCCTGGTTAAGGCCAACCTGGACCGCCGGTCCGATCCTGCGCTGACTGGATACTCAGCGATTGCCAAGGGCGGGGCGCAGGAGATCACGTCGGTTGACGTGGTCAGCCCCACCCAGGTGGCCTTGACCTTCGCCAAGCCGCAGCCGGGGTTCGAGCAGAACCTGGCCTCCACCACGGGCATGATCGTGGGCAAGAACGGCGCCGCGGACACCGCGAGCCTTGCCGCGACCCCGGACGGCTCCGGCCCCTACACCCTGGATCCTTCCACCGTGAAGGGCAACAAGTACGTGATGGTGAAGAACGAAAAGAGCCCCGAAGCCTCGAAGTACGCCTTCGACAAGGTGATCTTCAGTGTGGTCACTGACCCGCAGGCGCGTGCCAATGCGCTGGTGTCCGGTCAGGCCGACGTCGCCCAGCTCATGTCCTCCACGGTGGACTTCGCCAAGTCCAAGGGCGCCGGTGTCTCACGGATTGGCGGCACGGTCAACACGTTGATCTCCTTCGACAAGATCGGCAAGACCTCCCCCGCGTTCGCGGAGGAAAAGGTTCGTCGCGCCTTCAATTACGCCATCGACCGTAAGGCCTTGGTGGACGCACTCCACAAGGGTGACACTCCCGCCTGGAACGCCCTGCCGAAGGACTCGCCGGGCTTCACCACGGACCTGGAAACCGAATATGCCTACAACCCTGAAAAGGCCAAGGCCCTGCTGGCGGAGGCCGGGTACCCGAACGGCTTCGAATTCACGATGGTCGGCGCAGCGGCCATCACCGATCTGCCGGTCATCCAGAAGGACCTCGCCGCGGTCGGCATCACCATGAACATCAAGGTTCCCGCCTCCACCGATGAACTCTTCGCCTCCGTCGCCACCACACCCATGGGATATCCCCCGCTGAACTGGGACAATCCCGCGGGCGTGATGTACGGAACAATCCTCAACGGCTTCACCAACGTCCAGAAAGCTACCGACGAGCAGTTGAGCGCCGCCACTGCCGAGGTTGCCGCAGCCAAGGACGACAACGCCCGGAAAATTGCTCTCACCAAACTCAACAAGCGCCTCGTGGAATCCGGCTGGATGATCCCGATCTACGAAGCCCTGACCAACCAGGGCTACAACACCAAGAAGGTGGCCCCGGTGGAGTTTGCCGGCACCAATGCCTACCCGCTCCTCTCGTCCTACAAGCCGGCCAGCTAA
- a CDS encoding glycoside hydrolase family 1 protein, whose protein sequence is MTVTSPFPQDFLWGVASAGHQVEGNNVNSDVWFLEHLPGTLFSEPSGDAVDHYHRYREDIALIASLGFTSYRFSLEWARIEPEEGLFSQAELNHYRRVLEACHEHGLTPVVTFHHFTSPLWLLAQGGWEGPRTAELFARYCDRVMAHLGELIGVACTLNEPNLPFLLVELGVPGGSKESRADLPMFAAAAERLDLDPTQVAPFQFAATAESYDVRLDAHHAGRDAIKARRPDLPVGWTLANTDIQFVEGGQERADRVRRNVNERFLEASRGDDFVGIQTYGRTIFSADGLAPAPAGANLNQSGEEIYPQGLEATIREAHRIAGIPVIVTENGLATEDDTERVEYLRAAVDCVASCLADGIDVRGYIAWTAFDNFEWIFGYRPKFGLIAVDRTTQERTPKESAHWLGRKAQEHALGANLAMQANTVQPA, encoded by the coding sequence ATGACCGTCACGTCACCCTTTCCCCAGGACTTCCTCTGGGGCGTCGCCAGCGCCGGGCACCAAGTGGAGGGGAACAACGTGAACAGCGACGTCTGGTTCCTCGAGCACCTGCCCGGCACCCTGTTCTCGGAGCCGTCCGGGGATGCCGTGGACCACTACCACCGCTACCGCGAGGACATCGCCCTGATCGCAAGCCTCGGGTTCACGAGTTACCGCTTCTCGCTCGAATGGGCGCGCATCGAGCCGGAGGAAGGGCTCTTCTCACAGGCCGAACTGAACCATTACCGGCGGGTCCTGGAGGCCTGCCACGAGCACGGTCTCACCCCGGTAGTCACGTTCCACCACTTCACCTCGCCCCTCTGGCTCCTCGCCCAGGGAGGCTGGGAGGGACCTCGGACGGCTGAGCTTTTTGCCCGCTACTGCGACCGGGTGATGGCGCACCTCGGTGAACTGATCGGCGTCGCCTGCACTCTGAACGAACCAAACCTGCCGTTCCTGCTCGTGGAACTCGGGGTTCCGGGCGGCTCCAAAGAGTCACGGGCGGACCTCCCCATGTTCGCGGCCGCCGCGGAGCGGCTGGACCTGGATCCAACCCAAGTGGCACCATTCCAATTCGCCGCGACCGCGGAGTCCTACGACGTGCGCCTGGATGCCCACCACGCCGGCCGCGATGCCATCAAAGCCCGCCGGCCCGACCTTCCAGTGGGATGGACCCTCGCAAACACGGACATCCAGTTCGTTGAGGGCGGCCAGGAGCGTGCCGACAGGGTACGCCGGAACGTAAACGAACGCTTCCTGGAAGCCTCGCGCGGCGACGATTTCGTCGGGATCCAAACCTATGGCCGTACCATATTCAGCGCCGACGGCCTGGCACCAGCACCCGCCGGGGCCAACCTCAACCAATCCGGCGAGGAGATCTACCCCCAAGGCCTCGAAGCCACCATCCGGGAAGCCCACCGGATAGCCGGCATTCCGGTGATCGTCACCGAAAACGGACTCGCCACCGAGGACGACACCGAACGGGTGGAGTACCTGCGCGCTGCCGTGGACTGTGTGGCTTCATGCCTGGCGGACGGCATCGACGTCCGGGGTTACATCGCCTGGACGGCCTTCGACAACTTTGAATGGATCTTCGGCTACCGGCCCAAATTCGGCCTCATCGCCGTCGACCGCACCACCCAGGAGCGCACGCCGAAGGAAAGCGCCCACTGGCTGGGCCGTAAGGCGCAGGAACACGCTTTGGGCGCCAACCTTGCCATGCAGGCCAACACCGTCCAACCTGCCTGA
- a CDS encoding GDSL-type esterase/lipase family protein: MTDLDFAAGEGFALIRDAVCGALQVEAVENGISISRLPGWTRAQYGEDPLIGRASSETSGVRLVFMSSASWIELEMTFTRVSAEWLGFPARPAVVSLTTGGGHEESAFFEEGNLQEIRPDQPPAMVPGSPTRVRFELPPVDGDQTVEIWLPHNSSIQLHRLRADSGLRPGPQTGPRWIHYGSSISQASEAETPLGVWSVIAARALGLDLLNLGLAGSAQLDPFAARSIRDEPAALITLKLGINVVNGATFRKRTFEPAVHGFLDTIREGKPETPIVVIAPIFCPAHEETPGPTLVENATARGSDIPRRPNDGQLTLVEIRKILASIVEARSANDPNLYFLDGLRLFGSDDAQYLPDDLHPNAAGYELMGKRFTAIARSEPWLPAST, from the coding sequence TTGACCGATCTGGACTTTGCTGCGGGGGAGGGCTTCGCTCTGATCCGGGACGCGGTCTGCGGGGCCTTGCAGGTAGAGGCTGTGGAAAATGGGATCAGCATCTCTCGTCTTCCCGGTTGGACGCGCGCGCAGTACGGTGAGGACCCGCTGATCGGGCGAGCATCCTCCGAAACTTCTGGAGTCCGACTGGTCTTTATGTCCAGTGCCAGTTGGATCGAATTGGAAATGACATTTACCCGGGTCTCGGCGGAGTGGCTCGGGTTCCCCGCCCGGCCCGCGGTGGTTAGTCTCACGACCGGAGGCGGGCACGAGGAGAGTGCCTTCTTCGAAGAGGGCAATCTCCAGGAAATCCGACCTGATCAGCCCCCTGCAATGGTCCCCGGTTCGCCGACCCGCGTGCGCTTCGAACTACCTCCGGTTGACGGTGATCAGACTGTCGAGATCTGGCTGCCGCATAACTCCAGTATCCAGCTGCACCGGCTGCGTGCCGATTCCGGGCTGCGGCCGGGACCGCAGACCGGTCCGCGCTGGATCCACTATGGGAGCTCCATCAGTCAGGCATCCGAGGCCGAGACACCTCTGGGCGTCTGGTCGGTCATCGCCGCGCGTGCACTGGGTCTCGATCTGCTCAACCTCGGATTGGCCGGTTCGGCACAGCTTGATCCCTTCGCTGCCAGGTCCATCAGGGACGAGCCGGCCGCGCTCATCACGCTCAAACTCGGAATCAATGTCGTCAATGGCGCGACCTTTCGGAAGCGCACCTTTGAGCCGGCCGTGCACGGCTTCCTGGATACCATCCGTGAGGGGAAGCCAGAAACCCCAATCGTCGTCATCGCACCCATCTTCTGCCCCGCGCACGAGGAAACCCCCGGACCGACGCTGGTGGAAAACGCGACCGCTCGTGGAAGCGATATTCCCCGCCGCCCCAACGATGGGCAGTTGACACTGGTGGAGATCCGCAAAATTCTTGCTTCCATCGTCGAGGCGAGGTCCGCCAATGACCCCAACCTCTATTTCCTGGACGGGCTCCGCCTGTTCGGCAGTGACGACGCCCAGTACCTGCCGGATGATCTGCACCCGAATGCCGCGGGATACGAACTCATGGGCAAACGCTTCACGGCGATTGCCCGCTCTGAACCATGGCTCCCGGCTTCTACCTAA
- a CDS encoding alpha/beta hydrolase, protein MSVNEATEIYETGRLDPAAPGSVDLPSFPVFDAPGVPENVSVVSGVHREVTYARAIGFRPLKMDIWLPLGASDPVPLVVWVHGGGFQLGDRRELPSSFAPDSVFRVLNEAGIACATVDYRHCLEAPFPAQLHDLKAAVRYLREFAGDLGVDPDRFGAWGESAGGHLAAMLGLTGGREDLDGGLGAQGHPSGISAVVDFYGVSSLVDIPSTGTPAALFPPALTAAIPAGMPLQPGHMLVGGSHDPVLLAAASPVSYVTAAAPPFLLIHGDSDGLVPHAQTDLLAAALADAGVAHEVVTVEGGDHCFFGAEDQIDAILAAAVSFFSQTLGRP, encoded by the coding sequence ATGAGTGTCAACGAAGCCACCGAAATCTACGAAACCGGCCGCCTGGATCCTGCAGCCCCGGGCAGTGTGGACCTCCCGTCGTTCCCCGTCTTCGATGCCCCGGGGGTTCCGGAGAACGTCTCGGTTGTCTCCGGGGTGCACCGCGAAGTCACTTACGCCCGCGCCATCGGTTTCCGGCCCCTCAAAATGGACATCTGGCTTCCACTCGGGGCCAGCGATCCCGTGCCGCTGGTGGTCTGGGTCCACGGCGGCGGCTTCCAACTCGGAGACCGCCGCGAGCTGCCCTCCAGCTTCGCACCCGACTCGGTGTTCCGCGTCCTCAACGAGGCCGGGATCGCTTGCGCAACCGTTGATTACCGTCATTGCCTGGAGGCCCCGTTCCCGGCACAGCTGCATGACCTGAAGGCGGCGGTGCGGTACCTTCGGGAATTCGCCGGGGACCTCGGGGTCGATCCGGACCGGTTCGGAGCGTGGGGCGAATCCGCCGGCGGCCACCTCGCGGCAATGCTGGGGCTCACCGGCGGCCGGGAGGACCTGGACGGCGGCCTGGGCGCGCAGGGGCATCCAAGCGGCATCAGCGCGGTGGTCGATTTCTACGGCGTCTCCTCACTGGTCGATATCCCGTCCACAGGCACTCCCGCCGCTTTGTTTCCGCCGGCTTTGACCGCCGCCATTCCGGCCGGGATGCCCCTGCAGCCCGGGCATATGCTGGTGGGCGGTTCGCACGATCCCGTGCTCTTGGCCGCGGCGAGCCCGGTCAGTTACGTGACCGCAGCGGCGCCGCCGTTCCTGCTGATCCACGGCGACAGTGACGGTCTGGTTCCGCATGCGCAGACCGACCTCCTTGCAGCCGCACTTGCGGACGCCGGAGTGGCGCATGAGGTAGTGACCGTCGAGGGCGGGGACCACTGCTTTTTCGGCGCGGAGGACCAGATCGACGCCATCCTTGCCGCCGCGGTCTCGTTCTTCTCCCAGACGCTGGGCCGCCCATGA